The Swingsia samuiensis genome contains the following window.
CACCGTTCAAAGGATGAACAGTTGCAACGGATCTGCTCTTATTTTTGATGGGCAGCGCCTTACAAAAATGTCGGTTCACGGCCCCAAAATAGACCAAATTCCACAAGATCATGGTGAAGCGTATTCTGGTTCAGCCATTCGTTGTGATTTTGTTGGGCAACAAATAGCTGGCTTCATCAAAAACTCTCCTAACCGTTCCAAAATGGCCAGCCCTCAACCGGGAAGCATTTGGCTTGTCAAGCTGGATAACCAACGTATTGTTCCTGTGAGGGTGGAGTTTGATCATCCTAAATTAGGGCACATCACTGTGGTGATTAAGCAACCTGTTCAAAACTAGATATAACCTGATCACTTCTGCAACATTTTGAAAAAGGAAGTGATCAACTTTTAAAATCATTTGTTTGACCAACGAGAATGGTTTGGCTACTCGGAATAAAGATATGACCGATACCCTACACCGCACGAATACGACCGCTGTTATTCTAGCCGCTGGCTTGGGCACTCGCATGAAGTCTCAGCTCCCTAAAGCACTTCATAGGCTCGGGAACCGTCCTATGATCAATCATCTGATTGAAACAGCGCGTCACGTTTTTGATAATATTATCGTTGTGGTAGGGCCTGATATGCCACAACTTGAAAAAGCGGTTCATCCATATAAAACGCTTGTACAAACCGAACGCCTTGGTACTGCGCATGCAGCCAATATTGCACGTGATTATTTTGGTACAGGGGATGTTGCCATCCTTTATGCTGATAATCCACTCATTACAGCAGAGACCATGCGTAACCTTCTTAATGCGCGCCACAATAACGCAACGTTAGGCTTACTTGGAATGCGCCCTGTTAACCCAGGGAAATATGGCCGCATTGTTGAGGAGAACGGCCGGGTAAAGCGCATCGTTGAATATAAAGATGCAACAGAGCAAGAACGTCAAATAGGACTATGCAATGCTGGCGTTATGTGCGCACACGCAGATGATTTCAGGCAGTGGCTCTCTTCGGTTAAAAATAATAACGCTCAACAAGAATTTTACTTAACAGACGTTGTTGCAATGGCAGCCAGCCAAGGCAACGTACAGTGCATTGAAGCGCCCGAAAGTGAACTCGCAGGGATTAACTCGCGCTCAGAATTAGCGCAAGCAGAAGCCACCCTTCAGCATCGTCTTCGTCAACAAGCACTTGATAATGGTGTTACTCTTGTTGCGCCCGAGACGGTCTTCTTTAGTACGGATACAGTCATTGAACCGGACGTTGTTATTGAGCCAAATGTTTTCTTTGGCCCAAAGGTTACGGT
Protein-coding sequences here:
- the glmU gene encoding bifunctional UDP-N-acetylglucosamine diphosphorylase/glucosamine-1-phosphate N-acetyltransferase GlmU, which gives rise to MTDTLHRTNTTAVILAAGLGTRMKSQLPKALHRLGNRPMINHLIETARHVFDNIIVVVGPDMPQLEKAVHPYKTLVQTERLGTAHAANIARDYFGTGDVAILYADNPLITAETMRNLLNARHNNATLGLLGMRPVNPGKYGRIVEENGRVKRIVEYKDATEQERQIGLCNAGVMCAHADDFRQWLSSVKNNNAQQEFYLTDVVAMAASQGNVQCIEAPESELAGINSRSELAQAEATLQHRLRQQALDNGVTLVAPETVFFSTDTVIEPDVVIEPNVFFGPKVTVKTGAIIRAFSHLEGATVHQEAVIGPYARLRPGSVCEAHSHVGNFVELKNTHLGEGAKANHLTYLGDASIGKETNIGAGTITCNYDGVFKHQTSIGERSFIGSDAILVAPVTIGDDTLIAAGSVITENVSTGDMAFGRARQTVKAGRGLEMKQNLKAKKEQN